In Hermetia illucens chromosome 1, iHerIll2.2.curated.20191125, whole genome shotgun sequence, one genomic interval encodes:
- the LOC119646516 gene encoding ras-like GTP-binding protein Rho1 isoform X2, producing the protein MAAIRKKLVIVGDGACGKTCLLIVFSKDQFPEVYVPTVFENYVADIEVDGKQVELALWDTAGQEDYDRLRPLSYPDTDVILMCFSVDSPDSLENIPEKWTPEVKHFCPNVPIILVGNKKDLRNDPNTIRELSKMKQEPVKPQEGRAMAEKINAFAYLECSAKSKEGVRDVFETATRAALQVKKKKKARCSLL; encoded by the exons ATGGCGGCTATCCGTAAGAAATTGGTGATTGTCGGAGATGGTGCCTGCGGTAAAACGTGTCTTCTAATTGTCTTCAGTAAGGATCAATTTCCGGAAGTCTACGTGCCGACAGTTTTCGAAAACTATGTGGCtgatatcgaagtcgatggcaaacaG gtggaACTAGCGCTATGGGATACTGCCGGGCAGGAAGATTACGACAGACTGCGACCTCTGAGTTACCCCGACACAGATGTCATCCTGATGTGTTTCTCAGTTGATTCGCCCGATTCTTTAGAAAACATACCAGAAAAATGGACACCAGAA GTGAAACACTTCTGTCCAAATGTACCCATCATTTTAGTCGGTAACAAAAAAGATTTAAGAAACGATCCAAATACGATACGG GAATTGTCCAAAATGAAACAAGAGCCTGTTAAGCCACAAGAAGGTCGTGCAATGGCCGAGAAAATTAACGCTTTCGCTTATTTGGAATGTTCGGCCAAATCAAAAGAAGGTGTTCGAGATGTGTTCGAAACGGCAACCCGTGCCGCTTTACAagttaaaaagaagaagaaggccaGATGTTCATTGCTCTAA
- the LOC119646516 gene encoding ras-like GTP-binding protein Rho1 isoform X1 encodes MWCSCVSTNNTERMAAIRKKLVIVGDGACGKTCLLIVFSKDQFPEVYVPTVFENYVADIEVDGKQVELALWDTAGQEDYDRLRPLSYPDTDVILMCFSVDSPDSLENIPEKWTPEVKHFCPNVPIILVGNKKDLRNDPNTIRELSKMKQEPVKPQEGRAMAEKINAFAYLECSAKSKEGVRDVFETATRAALQVKKKKKARCSLL; translated from the exons ATGTGGTGTTCATGTGTCTCCACAAATAACACAG AACGAATGGCGGCTATCCGTAAGAAATTGGTGATTGTCGGAGATGGTGCCTGCGGTAAAACGTGTCTTCTAATTGTCTTCAGTAAGGATCAATTTCCGGAAGTCTACGTGCCGACAGTTTTCGAAAACTATGTGGCtgatatcgaagtcgatggcaaacaG gtggaACTAGCGCTATGGGATACTGCCGGGCAGGAAGATTACGACAGACTGCGACCTCTGAGTTACCCCGACACAGATGTCATCCTGATGTGTTTCTCAGTTGATTCGCCCGATTCTTTAGAAAACATACCAGAAAAATGGACACCAGAA GTGAAACACTTCTGTCCAAATGTACCCATCATTTTAGTCGGTAACAAAAAAGATTTAAGAAACGATCCAAATACGATACGG GAATTGTCCAAAATGAAACAAGAGCCTGTTAAGCCACAAGAAGGTCGTGCAATGGCCGAGAAAATTAACGCTTTCGCTTATTTGGAATGTTCGGCCAAATCAAAAGAAGGTGTTCGAGATGTGTTCGAAACGGCAACCCGTGCCGCTTTACAagttaaaaagaagaagaaggccaGATGTTCATTGCTCTAA